CATATTCATTCTTTATGTCAGTCAAAGTGCATCCAGTGGAGCCTCatcttcatttagtttttttaattgattgggGTAAACACGATATGTGATGAACAGGTCAATAAACTATTGTGTATCTGATGATAAAAGTattgtttttatgaattattgtcTTTCAAACTCATTATTTGTTTAGAGTTACAACTTATTAACTAACTGACTAATCTATATTCCTCTTATGCTTGACTCAGTTTTTAGGTCTTTTGTTTGTTATGTCAATGCCTGCTCTATGTCTACATTATTCTCTGTAAAACTTGCTTTTTGCATGAACTGAtggtgtaaattatatttttagagctTTTAGATTCAAATTCTCAAAGAACCATTCTAAATTGtcataattaattgttttttgaaattttgtatcTTATTGGAATGATTCTAGTTGCTTACAACTTATGATAGAAGATGATTCTATTATTTTTGGAGAATTTAAGCCAAACAAGAAGTTACTCTTGAATTACAGGTTCCACTCTTAACAAATTTTGACTTCTCTTTAATCAGGCCAGCCAAAAAGACACCTTCTTACAACTGGGTGGAGTGTGTTTGTGAGTGCTAAAAGACTTGTTGCTGGGGATTCAGTGCTTTTTATCTGGTATGCTGTTGGTTAGCTCCACTGTATTGatacttttaatttactttatattgtgtgtttttagttttatatagtCTAACTGAACTTGGGGACACCAAGGCTAGAATCTCATCCTGATCATCTTAGCTACATAGTTTGTGCACTCTCTTGGAATTCCAGTGAATGTACATGACACTATGCTTAGATTAGGAGCATAATGCACTGGCAATCTGGTAAACCATCTGTGGTCACACGATTCCTCACTGTATGTTATATGTAGTTCATGATGTGGATTTTTTAAGAACATCCTTGCTCTTTAAATTGTATGTATATGGTTTTCTATAAACCATGCATCATGTTAGTGTTTCAATTGGAGCCTGTTTCTGTTCATCAGGAATGAAAAGAATCAGCTGCTACTTGGCATTAGGCGCGCTGCTCGACCACAAACAGTGATGCCTTCATCAGTCTTATCAAGCGATAGCATGCACTTGGGCCTTCTTGCTGCTGCAGCTCATGCGGCTGCAACAAATAGCCGTTTTACCATATTTTACAATCCAAGGTATGATTGTGCTTGtgaaagttaaattttaaattacttaTCTGCCCTCTAAATTTTTGTCCCCTCTTATTCAGGGCTAGTCCATCAGAGTTCGTCATACCACTGGCCAAATATCTTAAAGCTGTTTATTATACTCGAGTGTCTGTTGGCATGCGCTTTAGGATGATGTTCGAAACAGAAGAATCAAGTGTCCGTCGGTATGCCCTGAACTTTTATTGTCACGTTCACATATGATAGTTATGATTCTTCCATGATTGGGTTTTATCTTCTTGACATTTTGTTGACAACTGGAGTGAGAAAAATCCTCGTTTCTTATTAGCCAAGGGTGACAGTAGATCAATGACAAGACAAATGTTTGCCTGGTTTTTCATTAGATGGTTTGTTGTCACATCCAGTTGATTAGAGTGAGAAGACATCATTTTTCCCACCTCACTTTTCTGCACTTGTACTGCTACCTAATGCCTACATTGGCTCTGTAATTTCTAGCTTACTTCTCTTCTTGTTAGTGCTAAATATTCTTTccaaaaagcattttaaaattttgtttcaatgaAGACATCTGACAGTTGTTCATTATCCAGCTACATGGGTACAATAACTGGCATAAGTGACTTGGATGTTGTTAGGTGGCCAAATTCACAATGGCGTTCAGTCAAGGTATGCCAAGAACAATCAGCGACgctgatattatttattttttaataaaataaatgcctGGTACATGTAGAATTTTGCCTTTGCCAAATCACCTTTCAAATATTTGCTTGCTATATTGTCCAAAACTCTATCTTGATACAAATAGAGGATGTGCATGCAGGTTGGCTGGGATGAGTCTACAGATGGGGAGAGGCAGCCAAGAGTTTCTCTTTGGCAGATCGAACCACTAACCACTTTCCCAACATATCCATCTCCATTTCCCTTAAGGCTCAAGCGGCCATGGCCACCAGGACTACCCTCTTTCCATGGTAAGCTTGTCTACAACATTTTGAGGGTTTGATGGATGCTACTATCATATAAGCTCTCATTTTAAAGTACTTCcatgatttttctttccttgttctTTTAACCTTCACCTTACTTTGCCGGGTTTAGGCATCAAGGATGATGATCTAGGAAAGAACTCGTCCCTTATGTGGCTACGAGGAGATGGAGACTCTGGAATTCAATCTTTGAACTTTCAGGGAACTGGAGTTTCACCGTGGGTGCAGCCAAGAGTTGATGCTTCCATGCTAGGTTTGCAAAATGATGTCTACCAAACTATGGCTACTGCTGCCTTTCAAGAGATGAGGACTCTAGATCCTTCCAAATCATCAGCTGCATCCCTTTTGCAATTCCAGCAACACCAGAATCTCCCAACCAGGAGTGCTGCTTTAATGCAGCCGCATATGTTGCAGCAGTCTCCTCCTCAACAGACCTTTCTTCAAGGTGTTCAAGAGAATAAACATCAGTCTCAGACTCCATCCCAGTCACACCTTATTCAGCAACAACTGCTGCATCATCACTTACTTGACAGtccacagcagcagcagcagacaTTTCTGCAACAACAGCAACTGGCTGACAAACAGATCCCAAATGGTGCCTCTGCAATATCTCAATATGCTTCAGCCTCTCAATCCCTGACACCACCATTGCAAGCTATTTCACTGTGCCAGCAGCACAGCTATTCTGACTCAAATGGGAACCCAGCGATGATCCCTGTTGTTTCTTCCCTGCAAAGTCTTTTGGACTCATTTCCCCCAAATGAATCATCTCATTTGCTAAGTTCGCCTAGAATAAATCCCTCGGTAACTTCTTCTGGCTGGCCCTCAAAGCGAGCTGCTGTTGAATCGCATACTTCCTCTGGAGATCCTCAATGCATGGTGACCCAAGTGGAGCAGCTGGGGCCACTTCAGACAAGCATCACTCCTAGTTCTGTTTCTTTGCCACCCTTTCCTGGAAGAGAATGTTCAATAGACCGGGATGGTGGCACTGATCAACAAAACCATCTTCTATTCGGTGTCAACATAGAGCCATCATCTCTTCTACTGCAGAATGGAATGTCAAGTCTAAGGGGAGCTGGAAGTGATAGTGATTCCACAACTATACCTTTCTCTTCTAATTACATGAGTGCTGCAGGCACCAATTTCTCTCTTAATCCAGCAATGACACCTTCAAGTTGCATTGATGAATCATTTTTCCTGCAATCCACAGAAAATGTGAGCCAAGGAAATCCACCAACCAGAACCTTTGTTAAGGTAACTTTGCATTTTGCAATTTGAATTAATGTTCCTTTCCGGATGCATTGTTGTGGGATTTATGGAATGCTTTTACATTTAGCATGCAAATTTTTAGTGTGTTGGTAGACTTAATTATTTCTCCATTATGAATGTATTCATCTagaaacctcaagcaaatattGTCATGGATGTTAACAATGTAATTGTTTGCAGGTTTACAAGTCAGGGTCCTTTGGTAGGTCACTGGATATCACCAAATTCAGCAACTACAATGAGTTGCGCAGTGAGCTTTCTCGCATGTTTGGCCTCGAAGGCCAACTGGAGGACCCCCTGAGATCAGGCTGGCAGCTTGTATTCATCGACCGGGAGAATGATGTTCTTCTCCTTGGTGATGGCCCCTGGCCGTGAGTTTCTTACTTTTACTTTTGGCAAATTGGTCTGACacaattttctttgttaatctAAAGCTCAACTTAACTAAAATCATTGAACGCATTTGATCTATATAatctttatatttgttattgttaaaattaaagcaTTTGATCTATAATCTTTGATGTGATGTTGTAAAATATCCTAAGAAAAAGATGtaacaagaagaaaatgtcTTGTATAGATGTGCACGAACTTTGAAAGGCTAGATTCAGTATATAACATTCATGAAATTGATACATATGTATGCTGAACGTCTTTCAATTTCCATCTATTGTGTTCCAGTCTCCATCAGCCAAATTCCTGATCAATTTGGTGCTTTCTTATTACAGGGAATTTGTAAACAGTGTGTGGTGCATCAAAATACTCTCACCACAAGAAGTACAGCAAATGGGAAAACGAGGTTTAGAGCTTCTAAACTCTTTTCCAATTCAGAGGCTTTCTAATGGCAGCTGTGATGACTATGCAAACCGGCAGGATTCAAAATCCTTGAGCACTGGTATAACTTCTGTGGGGTCTTTGGACTACTGAACAATTTAAGAAGTTAAGATACCACTATTTCTTCTGTAATATCAGCTTCTCTTCCAACTCTTTCAGTTTCAGAGGTGGAAGGGCAGCCTAATCCTAGCGTAAAGTTTTCATATAAGCTATTACTGTAATTAGAAGATACTGTTCCTCGTTTTCAAGCTATTGAATGCCCACAGTTGATATTAGGAGACATATTTTGCAAGCTCAgctgtttgattttgttattttgcaGTCCATTTATTATGAGCTAAATCTTACTGTAGAATGAACGTGATTTTCCTGTGTCATAACTTGGCTTTTTATGCCCTGACAAAGACCTTGCTGGGTTCAGATGACTTGCTCATCTTGTAGGTACCGGTACTGTCACGTGCTGGAGATTGATGGCGGCAAGGTATTGAAAAGTGAAATCCACTTTTTCTAGGGTTTGCATTAATGCGAAAAAGCCCGAGCCAGCCGTCCAGTCCCACCATTGCTTTTGATTTGACCAGGCTACTGATGCTGTACACGAAAACAACGATCGAGCCAAATCTGCCTCAATGTCAAGTCCCAAAAGTCTGCTAATTTCCCTATTCAATTTGGATAAACCAGCTGCGAATATATATAGACCGTCGAGTACAACAAGGTAAAAATATATGGACCTGGATTGTTTCTTTCTTGAGGTCGAGGGGGCCAGGTGTTTGatattatcaaaatcaagttcttttccgAGTGATTTGAGTGAGAAACGGAGTACTATTTACAAAGAAATCTAGCAGTGTTTCTGGTGTTggattaaatcaagaaaatggagCAAATTCCTTGACCATAAAACTAATTTTCCAAGCTTAAGGGCTCGTACAATCAACCTTGAGATTTCAAGAATGGCACTCGCAGGCAGAAAGTTTGCCTCGTGAGGCACGAGATATCCTCCATCTAAAACCCTAATTTCACAAGATTCTACGTTCCCTTGATGGCTGTGAGGATGATCTTTCAAGCAGTGAAAGGggaaggagagaagaaaaaggtTTAGTTGAGCTCTCATTTTTCTCCGTGGGACTGTAGGGGCCACTGTGTAATGGTGGAATTGTGTTTTGTGATGCATTGAGTGTAGATTGGACTTTCCTGAGGATTGGAATGGTGACAAGGAAGGACGCTATCAGCAATAAGACGTAGGGCTGGCAATCCACCAACCCTCTCAGAGACCCTTTCGCAACTGCGTGGGGAAGGAAGGAGGGGTGTCCTTTTTCTTCTGGCTTACAACGCATCAAGAAATTGATTGAATTGACCGGTTAGTTTATATGCATTTCAATCAATCTTTTAAGAgcttaatattaataattatatgaatcttgaaatttataaaatttgtaatactcgaattagtaatttttaaaaagcaaatttatAACCTGATCAGTTAAACTATATCTCTTATCCGAGTACCATGAAGCACGTGGAATCCCGTGTGAATCAGCAAGGACCACCTTGCAAGGCTAAATACTCCTGGATGACCGATAGCGAAATAGTACCGTGAGGGAAGGGTGAAAAGAACCCTCATCAGGGAGTGAAATAAAACATGAAACCGTAAGCTTTCAAGCAGTGAGAGGAGCCCAGGGCTCTGACCGCGTGCCTATTAAAGAATGAGCTGGCAACTCATAGGCAGTAGCTTGGTTAAGAGAACCCACCAGAGCCGTAGCATGGTTTTGTTAAGTGCAAAATTGACACATACAAACCTCGCCTCTCCATTCCCTTTCCCCATCAACACAGGCGAGATGAGCTTAGCCATGGCATTGCTGTTGTGTCTTGACTGTCTGAGATCTTAGCTCTCAACAAGGAAAGGCTCGAGTTCGAAAATGCTCGAGGAAAGATGACGACTCATTGAGTTACAATCACAGTACCATAAGCTCATGAGGATCTTCCAACATGCATGCCTTCTCGCATGGTTTTTTGTCGACATTTAGGCTGCAATGGGAAGATTATGGACAGAGCTTGTTCAGCCCACAAATCTACGTTCATAGCTTGAATGGCCCATAAAATGATACGGCATCGTATAGGGAGCCCAAGAACGCTTTCCTCTCGCTCTTGATTATGCATTCTTCGGCTCTCTTACTTCCCCATTTGTGTCAATGTCAACCTTCTATTCTTAAGAAATGTCTTTGTTAGTCCTTCATTTATATTCCATTGCATAAGGTGTTAAATCCTTTCTTTAACTCTATAACATGATGACCAACAGGCACTTGATACTAAAGGGATCAGCCACAAGATTTATGCCTCTACTAAGTAGTCATTTTACTCGTGTTTTGTTATGGatcagatatttattttaacaaaaaataaatatgatattttttcaaaaacaaaaaatttaactataatcataaattaaaaagttgatgagaagtatttatgtcaaaaataaagtGTTAACATGTCAATTTAATTTGTCTAGCTGCaggttgaataattttttttcaacacaaaATCATTTAATATACACGTATCattaacgtgtttttttttatatcaagtaaaatatataacCATGAATCATAAATTCGACGCttatatatgataaaatataataaatattatatacataaaaaatatattagatctcaaactaatttttaacataGTCGAAAAATGGAACAATGTTGCAATTGTTATAATAAAACACCATTTTCTTAATCTGTGTAGAATAAATCTCcaataaaaagtgaaaagaaaaataaacaaaaaatagaataaatagaCCAggtgtaaataataataaaaaaaaacatttctacaAAAAggtgtaaagaataaaaaagaaaaaacattaaaatgatgaatttggcatgcatattataattttttaaaaaaacaaatcctagGTATGTAGGTTGCTCCCATGTGcctttttacataaaaaaaaaataagtgtcaTTTGAAAAGCCTCTCTAATCATTCAATTAGATAAATCgataatcatttatttataagattttgttcattaaattgttttatttaaataaataaaagataaatcaacACTAAAAAACTCGTTACTTAAacgataaatacaaataaaaataactgaatAAACtcataccataaaaaatattatgaaaggcCTAAtacataaaattgttttataagattttgttcattaaattggttaatttaaaataaataaaagataaaatcaacactaaaaaaacttattgcTTAAacgataaatacaaataaaaatgattgaataaattcataccataaaaaaaatattatgaaatgtcttaatacatttcaaaaaaaaaatataactaatgAACATTTACCGATacgatgaaaatattttttttatccaactcCTAACATAATATAGTCAATAATCTAGTAATCGGCCAATTAtgcattatctttttattatttacactttatattcaattgaatttatttattttttttgcattaaatttcaaatattttattacaatttaatatatttttacctaCGAAAATCCTCCAATGATAGAAATTAAATCTTTTCTTCCCCTGTCTCCGTTAAATAACATAAAGGTACACATGAAAGTATAGCCCAGCCCAAATCCACCCGTTGCCATCCCTAGTTTTGAATGGATCTACAGACATGGCCTCACATAGCGCAAATAAATAAGCTTCAGGTTTTCGAGAGAGCGCAAAACGGGTTCATATTCCACCAgtatattttgcttttaattccTCATCTCATTTGATTCACTTGCGTTTCATCTGAAACCAAGCTGGTCAATGGGGAAAAAAACACCTTTCAACGAACATGCCATTCTTCAAGCTTTCATGGCTCCTAAAAAGTTCATATTCAAGACGAATGTCAAAAACAATAGACTGGAACTTGTTATTGCTCTCTTCTGAGCAGATTCGTTTTGCAAACTTGAAAAGGGCTTCGCTACATTCTTAGGAATGTAGACAAAGACATGAGATTATGCTTCTCGTGTGTAGTACGAAACAAAAAGACAGGCGCTGGGGTTGAAATTGCATGTAATAATGTGGAATCCGTTGCCGACGGCGGAGAGTGCGGTGAGATGGGTCCGAAACGGAGAGTAGTTTCAGATCAGAGATCTCTGGGGTCTCGGCTGAGCATGCAAGCCGGAGCCAGCTTCACTTGAATATGAAGTGCACTTCGGGTAGAGTATTCTTTTGCCATATCAGTTGAGAGCAGTTCTCTCCTCTGACGCCTGTTCACTGAGAGGCTTGCGAGCCCAGTTTATTCAAAGTTTAGACTTTGATACCTGAAAGAAATTCATCTTGCTCAACAGAAAAGAGGCTCTCTTTGATGTATTAACTTACATACTGAGGTCAGTTCTATTGAATACACGATCGAGCAACATACACGGGAACACTCTATGGATCATTAGAGATCCAAAACAAGAGACTCCATTTCAGCTCAACAAGAGCACCAAGCAATTTATTTTGGACCGTTGGTTTCAGTAACATCAAAACCAACCACAGCAAATGTAATTAGATGATGGCATTCGCCCTGTTTGACGAATACATTCTGCTTGGGCTGCAGTTCTTTCTgcatcttgattttttctagCTTCAGCTGCCGCCCATTTTTCTTCTGATCGCTGCCTTGTCATGGCGACCTTCTTCACCATCTTCGCATGTGCTTGGGCTCGCATTTGTTCAACTCGAGCCTGAAAACAAGTCCGCTTCAATCTTAGTCTGTATCACTTGATCACAACATTACAGAACTCAAAGCCaaaatctatcaaatttgatgacAGCACAAGTTCTAGATTGGCTGTAAATCATTTGTGATGCCTGGTTCCTGCCCTAGTGGTTTTGGCTAAAGAGCAACCACGTAGTTTTACCTAGTTATTAATACCAAGTCTTATCAGATTCTCGGTCTCCACTATACCCCCCCCATTctattaaacaagaaaagaaaaaaaatgcaatattgGGGCGAAGTTGTTTCTACTAAATGTGGACCATCATTATCCAAATACCTCTACTCTCCGCATCTCTGCTTCTAGTTTCACTTTCCGTTGACTTTCCCATGCTTGGATCTTGATTTCTTCACGTTTATATCTGAAACagttaaaaaattcttttgtcAGATTAAAGTGTCGGAAATATCTTTTGCCAAAAAGCTAATCAAAGCTCCCTATTTGTTTCAGGAGAACAATGACTTATGTGAAGTTTAGCATGGCTAGTCTCAACAGAGAAACCTTGCTGTGTGTTTAGATTGTTCAGCTTCCTCCCATGCAGCAGCACGTTTTACAAATTCAATTTGCTCATTCTTCTCCATTTCAGTAGTTTCAAGTGAAGATGCATGTTTTTGCTGGTCATTTTTACTTGCCCAAGCAGCAATATTCATCTTGCCAAGCTGAACACCGAGGGCCTCAATCTCTCTCCTCGTCTTTAGTTTCAATTCTTGCTCAGTCAATTCTATTTTGCCATTTCCAGTGGCATGTTGTGTATCATCATTGGAGCAGTGATCTGTTGTTGTGAGTGCTGGTGCCCTTCTTTGGGGAGTAGATGGGATAGAAGAAGTTGGGCTGCGGAGTGGAGTTGTTGCGTCTACAGGTGTCGCAGTCCTAGAAGGCTCTAGACTTGTAACAGGGGTCATTTCCGTTCCCATATCCCTCATACAGACTGATCTTACAACTGGAACAACTGCAAGTTCATATCATCAAATCATCAAGAGAAATAACAGTAGATAAAGAAGAGGAATAAGATATTTGGGTAGCAGGTATTCAAAGTACAAATTTAAAAGACATGTACATTCTTGcaggaaaaggaaaatggaCACCATGATTCTCTAAATTCACACAGACGAGTTGAAAATCTGCATCCTGACAGATTGAATATACCCACAAGGCAGGCTGCTAAGTATCCTGAAGGATTTAAATCATTGTACGCTACAGTTAATTTGAATCATTCGAAGTGTTTATACTTGTATAGAACAATAAATTTGTGTAGGTGCTAGCTATCTTAGCTGGAAAAAACACTTGCCATTACCCCCAAGAGACTTGGAGCTCAATCTCCCTCTACTAGAATGAAAGGGGGGAGATACATCCTGTTTTGTAGCCCATCCAtttaacaaattgaaaaaaacaaagattaagaataaaaagaaaagaaaaacaaaaaaaacaatcagtAAACATACGTCTGGACTAACATTGTTTCCCAGAGATCCTCCACTCTAGTTTTGCAAGTCCACAAACCAGACAATTTACAAACTTGATTATCTGCCTCACACTCACAGACCACCATGTCCATTTCGCAGACAGTCTCTCAATAGTCGATTATAACTTCCCCTAATTGTCTGCCCACCAGCAACAGACCTAGCCCTAATTCTTAACAGGATTGGTAACTCACTGCAGGCATACCAGAGGTGGAAGATATCAAGCAGGTAAATAAGAAAGCAAATTCGACCTCCTCTTTAATCACTTAGATAGAAGGACATCAAGCGGAACAAacaaaccaccatcaccaagaTGCCATTATGAATCAATGAAACATACACTGTCTTGGTGTCTTTGATTTCCTTCCACACAACACTCTTTTGTTTCAGAGGACGTCTTTTTAATCCAAATCCATGACAAAGCAACGGTGAGAAGATtctcatattaaaaatcaataaagcatAGATGTGCGCGGATTTACCTGCTGAATCTTGTATTGAGATTTTTGTACAAGATAATTCCCTTTGATCCACTTCCTTCAAGTCTGTACTCTGAGCACATCGATCGACTAGGGTGTCAACCCCATTTTCTTGACCAGAAATTGTGAGAGGTCCAGGAGGAATGAAGGAGAATTTTTCAAACGCCTGTTGATAAGAAGGCAGACAGAAATCTACAAGCTTCGTGTCTGCTACCCTGCTATTTGATGATTTTGGATCATAATTTGACAACGCAGGAGCAACCCTGTCCACACTTGTTACTGGATTCCTATTAGCTTGGTTGTGTAAAGTATTATTCTTCTTAACATAATTGGGTTGTACATTCTGCCTCTTCATTATCCATTTCTCTGCATCATTCCACTTAGAAGACATAGGCCTTGAGAATCGCTTTGAAAATTGATTGTTTGCCGATCTCTCATTATGAAACTCAAAGCTGGACGAACTAGCATTGCTATCGTAATCAAGGTTCTCATCTTCTACTGTCCTGACAGGGTGAACTGCACTTGAATTACCCTTTTCACACTTTGAGAATGGCTGCATTTTAACACGACCAGCGTCACCAATTTCCTTGGGCACCGTCTCCATCGGCAGGTCAGCTTGGCAGAGGTCCAACACCGCCTCACTTGGAAAGTTAACAGATGCAACCTCAAAGCCGAGAGCTGCAACTGGAGAGCATAGttcaatataaacatacaaataaTCATTTTGTGCAACACAAGTTTAAAagctcaaaaaaaaatcaagtgatgAAGGAGAGCTATACCAACCTTCTTCACCGAAATCTCCACAATCGGAAGCTAATAAGCTGTTTTTGACAAATTCGTTATCCTGAAGCTTGGAGGGAGAAGTTCTTGAGGAATTGCTGTTTGACCCATCCTTCTTTCTGTGATGGTGAGGTCCTACGAGCTTCATCCTCAGCTTGCTAGGAGATATTATACCACTCTGCATTTGATCaattaagagaaaaacactATTACGCTGCTAACATACAAAATTAAAGcaatattatatattgtaaAGGTACTGATTCTTAAAGAGCAAAACATCCAAAAAACACATCTTCCCTGCACCTAACTTGGAGAAAACAAGATCGTGTTcaacttccaaaaaaaataaacaaaatgagatATGCATTAAAGAAGTTAATTAGTAGAGCATGGGGAAAAGGgacatgaaagaaaaacacataaacaccaaaaaaataaaacaaaaaaacagccATTAAGTTGAACAATTTAAGTTGAAGAACAGCCAGAAACAAGAAATGGGTGGTCATCAAAGAACAAAAGGACTCATACCTGCACTTTGTGTATCCTTTCGTAATCCATGATTAGATCTCTTTCTTTCTGGGATTAGCTTGTCTCTCTCTCCCACACGGACTCAGCCTCTACTCATCTAGAAAGCAGCACCAGTCTCGATGGAAATGGAATGGGATATATGCGCCTGCCAAGTTTAAATGGAAGTAGTGTCTCAGTAAATTACTTATTTGGTCCCTgtattgtttataaaataactagttATTCCCTTTTCTTGAAAACTCTGATATTAAGtccttttgaaaagtattcTTGTGTCGATTTTCATCAcagttaaggttttttttttttttaagtctgtttgttttttttttctaagattatttaaaaaaaaatatttttaaaaaattttttaaattaattattttttattttcaaattattgtgATATGTTGatgccaaaaataaatttttaaaaatataaaatattattgcaatacatttcaagtaaaaaaaattttaaaaaacagttacTACTtcgagtctttttatttttactttttaaaaaaattttaattttttcatcaaatttttttttttcaaatcattttgatgtattaatatcaaaattaaatttttaaaaatataaaaatattattttaatatatttttaactaaaaattattttaaaaaaataactactaaaaCCAGCTATTCATAATTAGATTTCCCATTCTTCTTACAtactacaagaaaaatattaatcgATAGActaaaatatacttttcaaaACCAGAGGGAGTAGaatataagataataaaaatataggtgCTAAATCGTAATTTACTCTTTAAGAGGGAAACAGACAGAGGTGTAAGCGCTGACCAGTCCACTGTGTGAATCAATTACCTATTCAATCAGTTCAAAGCTTCTCCCTCCAGATCTCTCCACGTCAGTGCTGGCCCACCTTCGCATTCAATTTCCGGAGAGGGACCTACCTACTCCTAGTCAATCCAAATTGCCTGGTCGGCGATTTCTTACTTTGACCAGCCGATTATTCACTTGTGTTGAAGGAAGGAGAAAAAGGGAAACGTGGAAAATGATTAATTGCAGTCCATCACGCTTAAGTGCTTTGCTTTTGCAGCCCTACCTTCCCTAGCTGCTCGTGTTATTATAATGACTAAATTAACCTCATTATCTTTCCATC
This genomic interval from Populus alba chromosome 1, ASM523922v2, whole genome shotgun sequence contains the following:
- the LOC118056820 gene encoding auxin response factor 6, translated to MRHSSAGFNPQTHEVEKRVLNSELWHACAGPLVSLPAVGSRAVYFPQGHSEQVAASTNKEVDAQIPSYPSLPAQLICQLHNVTMHADVETDEVYAQMTLQPLNPQEQKDAYLPADMGTPSKQPTNYFCKTLTASDTSTHGGFSVPRRAAEKVFPPLDFSQQPPAQELIARDLHDNEWKFRHIFRGQPKRHLLTTGWSVFVSAKRLVAGDSVLFIWNEKNQLLLGIRRAARPQTVMPSSVLSSDSMHLGLLAAAAHAAATNSRFTIFYNPRASPSEFVIPLAKYLKAVYYTRVSVGMRFRMMFETEESSVRRYMGTITGISDLDVVRWPNSQWRSVKVGWDESTDGERQPRVSLWQIEPLTTFPTYPSPFPLRLKRPWPPGLPSFHGIKDDDLGKNSSLMWLRGDGDSGIQSLNFQGTGVSPWVQPRVDASMLGLQNDVYQTMATAAFQEMRTLDPSKSSAASLLQFQQHQNLPTRSAALMQPHMLQQSPPQQTFLQGVQENKHQSQTPSQSHLIQQQLLHHHLLDSPQQQQQTFLQQQQLADKQIPNGASAISQYASASQSLTPPLQAISLCQQHSYSDSNGNPAMIPVVSSLQSLLDSFPPNESSHLLSSPRINPSVTSSGWPSKRAAVESHTSSGDPQCMVTQVEQLGPLQTSITPSSVSLPPFPGRECSIDRDGGTDQQNHLLFGVNIEPSSLLLQNGMSSLRGAGSDSDSTTIPFSSNYMSAAGTNFSLNPAMTPSSCIDESFFLQSTENVSQGNPPTRTFVKVYKSGSFGRSLDITKFSNYNELRSELSRMFGLEGQLEDPLRSGWQLVFIDRENDVLLLGDGPWPEFVNSVWCIKILSPQEVQQMGKRGLELLNSFPIQRLSNGSCDDYANRQDSKSLSTGITSVGSLDY
- the LOC118056819 gene encoding uncharacterized protein isoform X2 — its product is MDYERIHKVQSGIISPSKLRMKLVGPHHHRKKDGSNSNSSRTSPSKLQDNEFVKNSLLASDCGDFGEEALGFEVASVNFPSEAVLDLCQADLPMETVPKEIGDAGRVKMQPFSKCEKGNSSAVHPVRTVEDENLDYDSNASSSSFEFHNERSANNQFSKRFSRPMSSKWNDAEKWIMKRQNVQPNYVKKNNTLHNQANRNPVTSVDRVAPALSNYDPKSSNSRVADTKLVDFCLPSYQQAFEKFSFIPPGPLTISGQENGVDTLVDRCAQSTDLKEVDQRELSCTKISIQDSAVVPVVRSVCMRDMGTEMTPVTSLEPSRTATPVDATTPLRSPTSSIPSTPQRRAPALTTTDHCSNDDTQHATGNGKIELTEQELKLKTRREIEALGVQLGKMNIAAWASKNDQQKHASSLETTEMEKNEQIEFVKRAAAWEEAEQSKHTARYKREEIKIQAWESQRKVKLEAEMRRVEARVEQMRAQAHAKMVKKVAMTRQRSEEKWAAAEARKNQDAERTAAQAECIRQTGRMPSSNYICCGWF
- the LOC118056819 gene encoding uncharacterized protein isoform X1; amino-acid sequence: MDYERIHKVQSGIISPSKLRMKLVGPHHHRKKDGSNSNSSRTSPSKLQDNEFVKNSLLASDCGDFGEEVAALGFEVASVNFPSEAVLDLCQADLPMETVPKEIGDAGRVKMQPFSKCEKGNSSAVHPVRTVEDENLDYDSNASSSSFEFHNERSANNQFSKRFSRPMSSKWNDAEKWIMKRQNVQPNYVKKNNTLHNQANRNPVTSVDRVAPALSNYDPKSSNSRVADTKLVDFCLPSYQQAFEKFSFIPPGPLTISGQENGVDTLVDRCAQSTDLKEVDQRELSCTKISIQDSAVVPVVRSVCMRDMGTEMTPVTSLEPSRTATPVDATTPLRSPTSSIPSTPQRRAPALTTTDHCSNDDTQHATGNGKIELTEQELKLKTRREIEALGVQLGKMNIAAWASKNDQQKHASSLETTEMEKNEQIEFVKRAAAWEEAEQSKHTARYKREEIKIQAWESQRKVKLEAEMRRVEARVEQMRAQAHAKMVKKVAMTRQRSEEKWAAAEARKNQDAERTAAQAECIRQTGRMPSSNYICCGWF